From the Mycobacterium sp. DL592 genome, the window CCTCCGCAAGGTGCAGGCGGGTCACCAGATTGCCGACCTGCTCGCCGAGCACCGACGCCAGCGGCGCCGGCTGCGGCTCGACCAGCACCACCTCGACACCCAGCTTGCGCAGGCTCGCCGCGACCTCGCAGCCGATGAAGCCGGCGCCGATGATCACCGCGTTGCGGGCCGAGGCCGCATGGGTGCGCAGCGCCAGCGCCTCGTCGAGGTTGCGCAGCACCCGGATGCCATCGAGGTCGGGGAACGACGGAATGCGTTTGGGGATCAGTCCGGTGGCGATCACCAGCTCGTCGTAAGCCAGCACCGAGCCGTCGGCCAGCGTGAGGGTGCGCGCCGCGGTGTCCAGCGTCTGGGCCGCGCTGCCCAGGCGCACCGTGATGTTGTTGTCCTCGTAGAACGATGCGGGCTTGAGTGCGACGTCGTCGAGATCAGCGTGCAGCACGTCCTTGGACAGCGGCGGCCGGTCGTAGGGCAGGTGCACCTCGTCGCTGACGATGGTGACCGGGCCGGCGTACTCCGACTTACGCAACTGTTCGGCGGTCCGGGCGGCGGCCAGTCCGCCGCCGACGATGACGATGCCATTCTCGCTACTGCTCACGTGCTGTTCTTACATGATCAGCGCCGCAATGTGTCAGCCAGCCCGGCCTTGCCGACCGACCGGTTAGCTGATCAGGCCGGTGACCGGTCGATCAGGTTGGACAGCACCACGATGCTCTCGCTGCGCTCGATGTCGGCACTCGAGCGGATCCGTTCCAGCGCCGCCTCCAGGTGGCGCATGTCGCGGGCCAGCACGTGCAGGATCGCATCCGAGGTGCCGGTGACGGTGGCGGCGCTGATCACCTCGGGGATGTCAATCCAGGCCGCCCGCAACTGATCTGGCGCGATCGTGCCGTGGCAGTACACCTGAACGTAGGCCTCGGTGTTCCAGCCGATCGCGCTGCGGTCGATGACGGTGGTGAAGCCGCGGATGACGCCGTTGTCGAGCATCCGGTCCACCCGCCGCTTGACCGCGGGCGCCGACAGATTCACCCGGGCGCCGATCTCGGCGAACGTCGCCCGCGCATGCTCGGCGAGTTCGGCGAGAATCCGCTCGTCGGTGTCGTCGAGACGGTCCATCAGCCCGCTCCTCCCCGTCTACGCAATAGATCGCCACCATCGTAGCTGTGGCGCAAGAAAAACACCCTGTACACGCAATAGGTATCGATTGATTGCGCAAGAGGGCCACCATATCGTTGATTCATGACGATGTCCCCCGATATCGCCGCCACCACCGTGGCGCCGCGCGCACGGACCCAACGCCTCCGCCACTACGTCATGACCCGACCGACGTTCTTCACCGTCGAGTACGCGATCAACCCGTGGATGGACACCACCACCCCGGTCGACGTCGAGCGCGCCGTCGACCAGTGGGAGAACCTGCGTGACACCTACCGCAACCTCGGCCACACCGTCGATCTCGTCGACCCGGTGCCCGGCCTGCCCGACATGGTCTACACCGCCAACGCGGGCCTGATCATCAACGGTGCCGCGATCGTCGCCCGCTTCAAGCACGCCGAGCGCCACGGCGAGTCCGCGGCCTACGCCGACTGGATGGGCCAGCGCGGACACGCCCCGGTCCACACCCGCCACGTCAACGAGGGCCAGGGCGACCTGCTCGTCGTCGGCTCGATGATTCTGGCAGGCACCGGCTTTCGCACCGACCCGCAGGCGCATCACGAGGTCGCCGCACACACCGGCATGCCGGTGGTGTCGCTGGAACTCGTCGATCCGCGGTTCTACCATCTCGACACCGCGCTGACGGTTCTCGACGACACCACGATCGCCTACTACCCGCCGGCGTTCACCGACGCCGCCCGCAGCCGACTGCAGCAGCTGTTCCCCGATGCCATCGAGGTCTGCAGCACCGACGCCTACGTACTGGGACTCAACGCGGTGTCCGACGGCAAGCACGTCGTACATCCCGCGCAGGCCACCGGCTTCGCCCAGCAGCTCTACGACGCCGGATTCCATCCGATCGGTGTCGATCTCTCCGAGTTGCTCAAGGGCGGCGGCTCAGTCAAATGTTGCACACTGGAGGTGTTTTCGTGACCGTGGCCGATACCGTTGCAAGCATGCTGCCATCCTCGACCGCGGCCGCCATCGCGCTCGACGACACCTACGCCGCCCACAATTACTCACCGCTGCCGATCGTGGCGGCCAGTGCGGAGGGCGCCTGGATCACCGATGTCGAGGGGCGCCGCTACCTCGATTGCCTGGCCGCCTATTCGGCGGTGAACTTCGGCCATCGCAACGACGAGATCATCGCCACCGCGCACCGCCAGCTCGACGCGGTGACCCTGGTCAGCCGTGCATTCCACTCCGACCAGCTGGGACCGTTCTGCGCAGCACTGGCGCAGTTGTGCGGCAAGGACATGGTGCTGCCGATGAACAGCGGCGCCGAAGCCGTCGAGAGCGGTATCAAGGTGGCCCGCAAGTGGGGCGCCGATGTCAAGGGCGTCCCCGAGGGCATGGCCAACATCATCGTCGCCGACAACAACTTTCATGGCCGCACCATCAGCATCGTCAGCTTCTCTTCCGACGAGAGCGCGCGCGGCGGATTCGGGCCCTTCACACCGGGATTCCGCTCGGTTCCCTTCGGCGACGCCGACGCGGTGGCCGCCGCGATCGACGAGCACACCGTGGCGGTCCTGGTCGAGCCGATCCAGGGTGAGGCCGGCATCATCGTCCCGCCCGACGACTATCTGCCGCGGCTGCGAAGGCTGTGCACCGACAGCAACGTGCTGCTGATCGCCGACGAGATCCAGTCCGGACTGGCCCGCACCGGTCACACCTTCGCCTGCGACCACTGGGGCGTGGTTCCCGACATCTACCTGCTGGGCAAGGCGCTCGGTGGCGGTGTGGTCGCGCTGTCAGCCGTGGTGGCCGACCGTGATGTGCTCGGTGTGCTGCACCCCGGTGAACACGGGTCGACGTTCGGCGGCAACCCGCTGGCAGCGGCCATCGGCACCACCGTGGTGGGCATCCTGCAGCGCGGCGAATTCCAAACCCGCTCAGCCGAACTGGGCCTTCATCTGCATGCCCGGCTGCGCTCGCTGATCGGTCATGGCGTACTCGGGGTGCGAGGTATGGGGCTGTGGGCCGGCGTCGACATCGACACGCGCCTGGGCACCGGCAAGCAGCTGAGCCTCGCGCTGGCCGACCGTGGTGTGCTGGTCAAGGACACCCACGGGTCCACACTGCGCTTCGCCCCACCGCTGGTCATCAGCGCCGAAGAGATCGATTGGGCCGTTGAGCAGTTCGCATGCGCACTGAGCGAAGCGGGCTGATAATCGGCTGATTCGGCCGCAACTCAGGAGGCACCTATGACGGCCCCGTCGATTTCCCTCACCGAGCAGATGCTGCGCAGGCGGCCCGTCATCGGGGCGCCCGTCGCGCACGGCGCGTCCGATCACCTCAAACGAACCATCGGAACCTTCCAGCTGACGATGTTCGGCGTCGGGGCCACCGTGGGCACCGGCATCTTCTTCGTGCTGTCGGTGGCCGTGCCGGGTGCCGGGCCGGCGGTGGTCATCTCGTTCATCATCGCGGGCATCGCCGCCGGGCTCGCGGCGATCTGTTACGCCGAACTCGCTTCTGCGGTACCGGTTTCCGGCTCGACGTACTCCTATGCCTACACCACACTCGGCGAGTTCGTGGCGATGGGTGTGGCCGCCTGCCTGCTGCTGGAGTACGGGGTGTCGATCGCCGCGGTCGCCGTCGGCTGGAGCGGCTACCTCAACAAGCTGCTGGACAACCTCTTCGGCATTCAGATCCCGCACATGCTGACCGCGGCACCGTGGGATTCCGATCCGGGCTGGGTGAACCTGCCCGCCATCGTGCTGATCGTGATGTGCGCCCTGCTGCTCATTCGCGGCGCCAGCGAGTCCGCGGCCGTCAACACCGTGATGGTCGTGATCAAGCTCGGCGTGCTGGCGATGTTCGCGATCATCGCGTTCACCGCCTTCCAGGCCGACCGGTTCGCCGATTTCGCGCCGTTCGGGGTCGCGGGCATCGGCTCGGCGGCGGGCACCATCTTCTTCTCCTACATCGGCCTGGACGCGGTCTCGACCGCCGGCGACGAAGTCAAAGACCCCCAGCGCACGATGCCCAAGGCGATCATCGCCGCACTGCTGGTCGTCACCAGCGTGTACGTCCTGGTGGCCGTGGCAGCCCTCGGCACCCAACCCTGGCAGGAGTTCGCGAACCAGGAGGAGGCCGGGCTGGCCACCATTCTGGACAACGTCACCGGAAGCACCTGGGCTAGCACGGTTCTCGCTGCGGGAGCGGTCATCTCGATCTTCTCGGTGACACTGGTGGTGATGTACGGCCAGACCCGCATCCTGTTCGCCATGGGCCGCGACGGCCTGCTGCCCGCCCGGTTCGCCAAGGTGAACCCGAAAACCATGACACCGGTGGGGAATACCGTCATCGTCGCGGTGGTGGTCTCGATCCTCGCCGGGTTCGTGCCGTTGGACAAACTGGCCGACATGGTGTCGATCGGCACCCTGGTCGCGTTCATGATCGTCTCGCTCGGCGTCATCATCCTGCGCGTACGTGAACCGGATCTGCCGCGCGGCTTCAAAGTTCCCGGTTACCCCGTCACACCGGTACTGGCCATCCTGGCCTGCGGCTACATCCTCTACAGCCTGCACTGGTACACCTGGATCGCGTTCAGCATCTGGGTAGCGGTCGCACTGGTCTACTACCTGCTGTGGGGCCGGCACCACAGCGCACTCAACGACGGCGGTGACGGGGTGATCGCCGGCGCGGCGCCCGGCGACGACGTCGAGATCATCAACCCGCCCAGGGACGCGTCATGACCGTTGTCGTCGGCTACCTGGCCGGCAAGAGCGGCACCGCCCCGCTGAACCTGGCGCTCGGCGCCGCCCGGACCCTGCGCACGTCGCTGACAGTCGCGACCATCGTGCCTAAACCGTGGACCACACCGTCGCCGGCGCGCATCGACGCCGAATATGCCTCGTGGGCAGACCAACTCGGCGCCGACTCGGCCAAAGAGGCACAGCGGTATCTGGCGACGGTCGCCGACGGCATCGAGATCGCTTACCACAGCCACGCGCACCGATCGGTGTCCGGTGGGCTGGTCGACGTGATCGCCGAGGTCGGCGCCGAGGTGCTGGTGCTCGGGTCGTCGTCCAACGGCCAGCTCGGACAGGTGGTGGTCGGGTCGACCGCCGACCGGCTGCTGCATTCGTCGCCGGTGCCGCTGGCGATCGCGCCGCGCGGCTACCGCGCCGCCCGCACCGGGGTGCTGACCCGGATCACGTGCGGCTACCCCGGCACCCCGGAGTCGGTTCACGTGGTGAAGCGGATCGCCGACCTGGCCGCCCGGCTCGACGTTCCGCTGCGGGTGATCACGTTCGCGGTTCGCGGGCGCACCATGTATCCGCCGGAAGTCGGCCTGCACGCCGAGGATTCGATCCTCGCCGCATGGGAGACCAGTGCCCGCGAGATGCTGGCCAAGCTGCGCACCGACGGTGTGGTCGGCAATGACGCCGTGTTGGCTGTGGTCAGCGGCAACGGTTGGGATCAGGCACTCGACGCCGCCGAGTGGCAGGACGGCGACATCCTGGCCCTGGGTACCTCACCGCGCGGTGACATCACCCGGGTGTTCCTCGGCTCGCGCGGCACGAAGATCATGCGGCACAGCCCCGTTCCGGTGCTGGTGCTACCGGGCTGAGTCCGGCGACTCAGTACTTCATCACGCCGCGGTCGACACTGATCTGCGAACCGGACAGGGTCGCGGAGCTGTCGCCGGCCAGCCAGACCACCACGTCGGCGACCTCGTCGACGCTCATGAAGTCCGACCGCTTGCCGGTCGCGTTCTGGCCGACCGGGAGGTAGGGCATCGGCGCGAACGCGTTCAGGTAGCTGCCGTGTGCGCCGAAAACGCCGAGCATCGCGTCGTTTTCGGTCATCGGGGTCGCCACCGAGTAGGGGTGGATGGAGTTGACCCGGATGCCGTACTCGCCGGCCTCCAGCGCCAGCGAGTTCGTCAGCGCGGTGAGCCCGTGCTTGGAGGCGGCGTAGTGGCTGTTGCCCGGGGTGGCCTTCAGACCTGCCGACGAGCTGACCACGATGATCGATCCACCGTTGCCCGCCTCGATCATCGCCGGGACCACCGCGCGCAGGGTGCGCCAGGTGCCGGTGAGGTTGGTGTCGATGACGGAGTTCCACTGCTCGTCGGTGAGCTCCCACAGCCGGCCCCAGGACAGCACGCCCGCGTTGGCCACCAGGATGTCGAGCCGGCCGAACTGCTCGACGCCGTCGGCCACCAGCTGGCGCACGGCGGCGTCGTCGCGGACGTCGACCTCGCGGGCGAGCACCTTGCGGCCCTCGGCCTCCACCAGCCGCACGGTCTCGGCCAGGTCCTCGGCCGTGGTGCCCGGGTACGGAATGGTGTCGGAGACCGTCGCGCAGATGTCGGAGACGATCACGTCGGCGCCCTCACGGGCCAGCCGCACTGCGTGTGCGCGGCCCTGCCCCCGGGCGGCGCCCGTCACGAATGCCACTCGTCCTTCGAGGGTGCCCGTCCCTGCAACCATCAGTGGTCCTTTCGATCAGCCCACGTCAGGCTAGCAAAGCCAATTGGAACGTGTTCTAGATCCCCCGCGGATACGGTTGGCACAGTGCCCATCCCCCGGGCCGATCCCCCGACCAGGAGTGTGCAGTGACGACCAGCCGAAAGATCTTGTGCGGTGTCTACGCAGCGATCGCCGTCGTCGCGCTGGTGGCGACGTGGACCCAGAACGCGGCCTACATCGGCAGCCGCGGCAGCTTCCTGACCGAGTTCCTTCGGGACCTCAACGTGACGGCCGCGTCGCGCTCGATCACCGCAGATATCCTGCTGTTCGCTCTGGCCGCGATCATCTTCATGGTGATCGAGGCGCGCAAGCTCGGCATCCCGTATGTCTGGGCCTACATCATCGGCGGGATGCTGATCGCGATCAGCGTGACGTTCCCGCTGTTCCTGATCGCCCGCGAGCGCACACTGGCCGCCAGCGCCGCCGCGAGCGTGCATCCCCATACGCCTTGACCGGCGTGTCGCGGATGACATCACACACTCAACGGCCGAGCTGAATCTCAGTAATCGATCCCGTCGCGGATGATGGGGCAGGTCATGCAATGGCCGCCGCCCCGTCCGCGACCCAGCTCGGCGCCGACGATGGTGATCACCTCGATGCCGGCCTTGCGCAGCAGCGAGTTGGTGTGGGTGTTGCGGTCGTAGGCGAACACCACCCCCGGTGACACGGCCACCAGGTTGTTGCCGCTGTCCCACTGCTGACGTTCGGAGTCGTAGGCCGAGCCACCCGTCTCGACCACCCGCAGCTCGGGCAAACCGAGCGAGTCGGCCACCACCTCCACGAACGGCTTGGTGGCCGCGATGACCTCGAGACCCGGTGCGGAATCGCTGGGCACCAGGGTGAACGTCTGGATGTTGTCGACGATGTCGGGGTAAATCGTCACCACGTCACGGTCGGCGAACGTGAACACGGTGTCCAGATGCATCGCGGCACGCAGTTTCGGCATTCCGGCGACGATGACCTTCTCCGCAGCGCCCTCGGCGAACAAGGTCGCGGCCACCTGCGTGATGGCCTGCCGCGAGGTGCGCTCGCTCATGCCGATCAGCACCACACCATTGCCCGGCACCAGAACGTCGCCACCCTCGATAGTGGCCATCCCCCAAGTCTTTTCGGGGTCACCCCACCACACCTTGGAACCGACGAAGTCAGGGTGGAACTCGTAGATCGCCTTCATGAGCATGGTTTCGTCATGCCGGGCCGGCCAGAACAACGGGTTCAGCGTGAGACCGCCGTAGATCCAGCAGGTGGTGTCGCGGGTGTAGAGCGTGTTCGGCAGTGGCGGCAGAAGATATTCGGTGACCCCCGCGGCCTCGCCGGCCAAATCGCGGAACCCAGACCCGAGTTCGGTGGGCAGGTCGCGGGTGGACATCCCGCCGATCAGGAACGCGGCAAGTTGCCTGGGCTCCAACGACTCCAGATACGCGCGCGTCTCGGTGACCAGACCCAGGCCGACCTCGTTGGGCACGATCTCGCGATCCAGCAGCCAGGCTTTGGCCGCCGGAATGTTCATGGTCTCGGCGAGGACGTCGTGCAGTTCGACGACCTCCACCCCGCGGTCAGCCATCTTGGAGACGAAGTCGTAGTGGTCGCGGCGGGCGTTCTGCACCCACAGCACGTCATCGAACAACAGGTCGTCACAGTTCGATGGGGTGAGACGCTCATGGGCCAGGCCGGGCGAACAGACCAGCACCTTGTGCAGTTGACCTACCTCGGAGTGCACGCCGTAGGCGGCGGACGGTTGAGACATGTCGATCCCTCTCGATGGCTAGATTCCGATGGTGCCGGCGGCCAGCGACACCACGCCCGTGATCGCTCCGGCCACGATGATCGCGAACAACACGGCCTCGGCAGGGGTGAACACCCGAAGATGACGTTCCCGGCGTGCAATGACGTAGAGCCCGGCCCCCACCGCGTACAGGATGCACGACAGGAGAAGCTTGTCGAGGCCTGCCGCATAGATCAGGAACACGGTATAGAACGTGGCGATACCCGCGACGAGGGCATCGCTGCGCCGTCCTCGACCGGTGTCGTAGGTCTCCCTGGTCACCGTCAGCTTGACCGCGTATGCGGCCGCGAGAAGGTAGGGAATGAGCGACAACGCCGCGGTGAGGTCCAACATGAAGTTCAGTGCGTCGGAGGTGAACAGCAGCAGAATCAACAACAGCTGCACCAGACCCGCGGCCAGCACCAGCGCCACCACCGGCGCTCCCTTGCCGTTGGTACGCGCAAGGAAGCGGGGCATATCGTCGGCTTTGGCCGGAATGTAGAGGACCTCTGCGGCCATCAGCGACCACGCCAGGTACGCGCCGAGGACCGACAGTACGACGCCGACCCGGATTAGGGTCGAACCCCACGGCCCCACAATCGATTCCAGCACCGAGGCCATCGAAGGCTGGGAGACGCCGGCCAACTCCCGTTGCGGCAGCACGCCGTAGGACAACAACGTGACCAGCGCGAAAACGCTGAGGACGGAGAGGAAGCCGATGACCGTGGCTCGCCCCACGTCCTCGCGCTTCTTCGCGAACCGCGAGTACACGCTGGCGCCCTCGATGCCGAGGAAGACGAACACCGTTATCAACATGGTGCCCTTGGCCTGTTCGAACACCGAGCTGGGCGAGTAGTTCCCGTCACCTCCCCAGAAGTTGTCGGCGAAAACACCGCCCTCGAAGGCGACGAGCGCGATCAGGATGAACACGACGATCGGGACGACCTTGGCGATCGTCGCGATGCGGTTGATCACCGCCGCCTCTTTGACCCCCCGCAGGATCAGAACACAGAACAGCCACACCCCAACTGATGAGGCCACCACGGCGATAACGGTGTCACCGGCACCGAGCGCGGGGAACAGCGTGCTGGTGGTGGTCATGATGACGACCCAATAGGACGTATTGCCCGCACAGGACGACGCCCAGAACCCGAACGCCGAGTTGAAGCCGACGTAGTCGCCGAAACCGGCCTTGGCATAGGCGTAGATACCCGCATCGAGATCAGGCTTTCGGGTGGCCAGCCGCTGAAAGACGAACGCTAGCATCAACATTCCGCTGCCCGCGATCGTCCAGGCGATCACGGCGCCGAGCACGCCGGTCTCGGTGCCAAACCGGCGTGGTAACAGGAATACGCCCGAGCCGATCATCGACCCGACCACCATGGCGGTCAGAGTCGGCAGGCTGACCTTGTCGCTCTGCACGGCCGCAGTCTCGGTGGTCGCCATCGCGACTCCTTTCCCGCTTCGCCCCGAGGCGGCGGGCACCGCCGTCAGAGCGCCCCCGATACTAACGGCGTCGAAAGTGCCGCATCAGGGTTCGGAGAAGGCGGTCAGAGTTCGGACAGGATCTGCTGGCGCTTGGCGGTGTACTCCGCATCGGTGATGGTTCCGGTGGCACGCAGGGTCTCCAGCTCCTGCAGCCGCTGGGCGGTCGTCGGCTCCGGGGATTGCGGCATGAACGCCGCGGGCATCGGGGGCGCGGCCGGGGCGGGCGTCGGCGCGGCGGGAGCGGCAGGCGCCGGGTGGTCGGCCGCGGCCCGCCGGACGACGTCCATCACCTGCTGACGGACCACCGGATTGGACCGGATGTCGATGGTGCCGTCCATCGGTATTCCGTTGGCCCGCAGGATCTGCAGAATCTGCATGAGCGGGCCGACCTGGCCGCGCAGGTCGTAGGTTCGGTTGTCGCTGGTGGAGGAGAACTGGGCCGGAACCACACCGGCGATCAATGCGCTTGCATTCCAGTCGATTTCGTACTTCTGGGTGGCAGGGTCGACCAACGCCACCAGGTGGTGGGCGTTGATGATCTGCATTCGCGCCGGGCTGGAGGCCATGGTCTCCTGCGCGTCGAACCCGGGGTAGCCGGGCACCTCGAAGTGCAGGTTGACCTTGATCATCTGCTGGTCGTTGACGAACCAGGAGGTATCGGAGATTCCGTTGATCTGCACCAAGGTGAGAACGCCGGTCTGGGTCAGCTGCTCGTGTTTGGCGGCCGTCTTGGTGCCGGCGTTGGTCAACCACAGGGCGACCAGGACGTCAGCCGCGGTGATGAGAAGTCCCACCCAGAACATCCAGTTGAGATAGGGCTGCGCCATCGCACCCAGCGCGAAGTAGACGATGAGGAAGATCGGGCCCACCAGCCCGCCGCACACCAGAACCGTGAGCTGTGCCTTGATGTAGCGCGCCAACATTTCGCGATGTCCTCCTGTGTCGGGAGACAGAGTAACGCCATCTCACCGGCTGCGACGGGTTTGCTACTCCCCGGCAGGAAGCTCCCAACTACGGGGCCAGAAGTTGCCCCACAGCAGGCATCGGCGGCAGCGGCGTCGGCACTGGAGTGGCTGACGACTACGACTGCGGTGACGATCGCGGCCAGCACGGCAACCAGACCGGCACCGCCGATCATGACCGGCACCGAGTAGATCCGTTCCCGGACGTCATCGTCCACGTCGTCTCCCCCACCTCGAGAGTTGCCGCAGCCTAGCACCCGGCCGATGTCCGAAATACGAAAACGGCGCCCACCCGAAGGTGAGCGCCGCTTCGCAGCAGAGCTAGATCAGATCACTTGTTGATCTTGGTAACCCGGCCGGCGCCGACGGTACGGCCGCCTTCGCGGATCGCGAAGCGCAGGCCCTCGTCCATGGCGACAGGCTGGATCAGCTTGACGGAGATGTCGGTGTTGTCACCGGGCATCACCATCTCGGTGCCCTCGGGGAGGGTCACGACGCCGGTCACGTCCGTGGTGCGGAAGTAGAACTGCGGACGGTAGTTGTTGAAGAACGGCGTGTGCCGGCCGCCCTCGTCCTTGGACAGGATGTAGACGCTGCCCTCGAACTCGGTGTGCGGCGTGGTGGTGCCGGGCTTCACGATGACCTGGCCGCGCTCGACGTCCTCGCGCTTGACGCCACGAACCAGCAGACCGACGTTGTCGCCGGCCTGACCCTGGTCGAGCAGCTTGCGGAACATCTCGACGCCGGTGACCGTGGTCTTGGTGACACCCGGGCGGATGCCGACGATCTCGACCTCTTCGTTCACGTTGATCACGCCACGCTCGACGCGACCGGTGACCACGGTGCCGCGGCCGGTGATGGTGAAGACGTCCTCAACGGGCATCAGGAACGGCTTGTCGGTGTCGCGGACCGGGTCCGGGATCGACTCGTCGACGGCGTCCATGAGCTCTTCGACGCTCTTGACCCACTTCTCGTCGCCCTCGAGAGCCTTGAGCGCCGAGACGCGGACCACCGGGGCGTCCTCGTCGAACTCCTGGGCGGCCAGCAGTTCGCGGACCTCCAGCTCGACGAGCTCCAGGAGCTCCTCGTCGTCGACCATGTCGGCCTTGTTCAGCGCCACCAGGATGTAGGGGACGCCGACCTGGCGGGCCAGCAGCACGTGCTCGCGGGTCTGCGGCATCGGACCGTCGGTGGCGGCGACCACCAGGATTGCGCCGTCCATCTGGGCGGCACCGGTGATCATGTTCTTGATGTAGTCAGCGTGGCCGGGGGCGTCGACGTGCGCGTAGTGACGCTTCTCGGTCTGGTACTCCACGTGGGAGATGTTGATGGTGATACCGCGCTGACGCTCTTCGGGCGCATTGTCGATCTGGTCGAATGCACGCGACTCGTTCAAATCGGGGTACTTGTCGTGCAGAACCTTGGTGATCGCTGCGGTCAGCGTGGTCTTGCCGTGGTCAACGTGACCGATGGTCCCGATGTTGACGTGCGGCTTCGTCCGCTCGAACTTCGCCTTCGCCA encodes:
- a CDS encoding basic amino acid/polyamine antiporter; amino-acid sequence: MATTETAAVQSDKVSLPTLTAMVVGSMIGSGVFLLPRRFGTETGVLGAVIAWTIAGSGMLMLAFVFQRLATRKPDLDAGIYAYAKAGFGDYVGFNSAFGFWASSCAGNTSYWVVIMTTTSTLFPALGAGDTVIAVVASSVGVWLFCVLILRGVKEAAVINRIATIAKVVPIVVFILIALVAFEGGVFADNFWGGDGNYSPSSVFEQAKGTMLITVFVFLGIEGASVYSRFAKKREDVGRATVIGFLSVLSVFALVTLLSYGVLPQRELAGVSQPSMASVLESIVGPWGSTLIRVGVVLSVLGAYLAWSLMAAEVLYIPAKADDMPRFLARTNGKGAPVVALVLAAGLVQLLLILLLFTSDALNFMLDLTAALSLIPYLLAAAYAVKLTVTRETYDTGRGRRSDALVAGIATFYTVFLIYAAGLDKLLLSCILYAVGAGLYVIARRERHLRVFTPAEAVLFAIIVAGAITGVVSLAAGTIGI
- a CDS encoding SHOCT domain-containing protein, translated to MLARYIKAQLTVLVCGGLVGPIFLIVYFALGAMAQPYLNWMFWVGLLITAADVLVALWLTNAGTKTAAKHEQLTQTGVLTLVQINGISDTSWFVNDQQMIKVNLHFEVPGYPGFDAQETMASSPARMQIINAHHLVALVDPATQKYEIDWNASALIAGVVPAQFSSTSDNRTYDLRGQVGPLMQILQILRANGIPMDGTIDIRSNPVVRQQVMDVVRRAAADHPAPAAPAAPTPAPAAPPMPAAFMPQSPEPTTAQRLQELETLRATGTITDAEYTAKRQQILSEL
- the tuf gene encoding elongation factor Tu translates to MAKAKFERTKPHVNIGTIGHVDHGKTTLTAAITKVLHDKYPDLNESRAFDQIDNAPEERQRGITINISHVEYQTEKRHYAHVDAPGHADYIKNMITGAAQMDGAILVVAATDGPMPQTREHVLLARQVGVPYILVALNKADMVDDEELLELVELEVRELLAAQEFDEDAPVVRVSALKALEGDEKWVKSVEELMDAVDESIPDPVRDTDKPFLMPVEDVFTITGRGTVVTGRVERGVINVNEEVEIVGIRPGVTKTTVTGVEMFRKLLDQGQAGDNVGLLVRGVKREDVERGQVIVKPGTTTPHTEFEGSVYILSKDEGGRHTPFFNNYRPQFYFRTTDVTGVVTLPEGTEMVMPGDNTDISVKLIQPVAMDEGLRFAIREGGRTVGAGRVTKINK